The Aneurinibacillus uraniidurans genome segment GCCGATATTTTGACTGTGCTGTATTTCCATGAGATGAATGTTGATCCAAATCAATTGGATAACCCGGATCGTGACCGTTTTATCCTTAGTAAAGGACATGCAAGCCCGGTTCTGTATGCGACACTGGCTGAAAAAGGATACCTGCCAAAAGATGAACTCAAAACATTCCGCAAGCTGAACTCTCGTCTGCAAGGTCACCCGAGCAAAAAGTTGCTTCCAGGTGTTGAGCAAAGTACAGGCTCGCTCGGTCAGGGATTGTCATCTGCAAACGGGATGGCACTGGCTGCCCGACTGGATAAGCGTGATTCTCGCGTTTACGTTGTGATGGGTGACGGCGAAATTCAAGAAGGTATGGTGTGGGAAGCAGCGATGGCGGCTGGTCATTACAAGCTGGATAACCTGGTAGCGTTTGTGGACTACAACCACCTGCAGATTGACGGAAATGTAGAAGATATTATGAATGTGCATCCAGTCGATGAGAAATTCCGTGCGTTTAACTGGCATGTGATTACGATTGATGGTCACGATTTTGAGCAGATTGCAGCTGCTCTTGCAGAAGCGCGTACTGTAAAAGGCAAGCCGACTTGTATCGTAGCGAACACGGTAAAAGGTAAAGGTGTTTCGTATATGGAAAATAACTGCGGCTGGCATGGCACAGCACCAAATGATGAACAGCTGGCGCAGGCGCTTGCTGAACTGTGCGGCCAAGGAGGGGACAAGTAATGAGTAACGAGACAGCAAAGAAAATTGCAACCCGCGACGCATATGGTCAGGCGCTTGTTGAGCTTGGACATGCGAATAAAGATATCGTTGTTCTTGATGCCGATCTGGCGAAATCAACGAAAACAGCAGATTTTGCAAAAGCATTCCCAGAGCGATTCTTTGATGTAGGGATTGCAGAAGCGAATATGATCGGGATGGCTGCAGGTTTGGCAGCATCGGGGAAAATTCCGTTTGCTAGCACGTTTGCGCTGTTTGGCTCTCTGCGTGTAGCGGATATGGTTCGCAACTCGGTATGTTACCCGAATCTGAACGTGAAAATTGCCGTGACTCATCAAGGTCTGACACTTGGCGAAGACGGTGCTTCTCACCAGGCTGTTGAGGACGTAGCACTTATGCGTGCGATTCCGAACATGACAGTTATTATGCCAGCAGATGCAACGGAAACGAAAAAAGCAATTCATGCGGCAGCGAATACATATGGCCCGATGTACATTCGGATGGGCCGTCCGGGCGTTCCGGTGTTGTTCGATGACAGCTATGAGTTTGAAATCGGTAAAGGTGTACAAATTCGCGAAGGAAACGATGTGGCGATCATCGCAACAGGCGTGATGGTTCATATCGCAGTTAAAGCAGCGGAACAGCTTGCTAAAGAAGGCATTCAGGCACGCGTGATCAATATGGCAACGATCAAGCCGATTGATGCAGATATTATCGTGAAAGCGGCGCGTGAAACGAAAGGGATCGTAACAGCTGAAGAGTGCAACATTTACGGTGGCCTTGGTGCTGCGGTAGCAGAAGTGCTGTGTGAACAGCATCCAGCTAAACTTCGCCGTGTTGGTGTGGAAGATACATTCGGTGAATCTGGTACACCGGACGAACTGCTTCAGAAGTACGGTCTGACAGCGGAGAATATTGTGGCGAAAGCGAAAGAGTTGCTTTAGTACAAGGGTGGTAAATCAGCAGGGGGTGTGGTGGCGGGAAGCGGAGCAGGGAAACGTGCGTCGCTGTTTGATGCGTGATGGGGGTATGACTGTCCGCTCCAGGCGTTCAGCAGACTCGCCTGCAAAGCGCTTCCGAAGTGATGGCCAGGGGAGTAGATTGCAGGCAAAGGCCCGTCTGCTACACGCCTTCCGCTAGGTGGCGCATCAAAAGGCTTCCTTACTTTTCCCTGCTCCGCTCCCGACACGCTTTGCTGATTTCCACTTGTACTTAAATCTCTGTTGTAATTAAGTATAGAAAGCATTCTGATTGCGCAATCAGGATGCTTTTTTTATTTAGCTACGAAGGGCTTGCTTCATCTGTTTTATATGCACGTAACTTTGGAGAAGAGCGTGGGGGAGACACAGATAAACGTTTGCTTTTCCCTGTGGAGCTTTGTGAACATAGGGCGAATAAGACTGACCATTGTCTCCCTCATCGAATTACCCAGATGTTTGGTCAGTCCGCCCGGCGCGAACAAAGCGGCCGTCTCCGCTTCCCTGCAGAAAAAGCAGCCGTGCATCAGTGTCTCCCCTACGCTCTTCCCACTAAACTTACGAGCATACATAAAACCGGATGAACAACCATTCCTCCGAACATACTAGGTGTGTAATCGTTATGATTTGGAGGAGGAATTTTGTATGAAGAAGTCCATGATGATAGCAAGTTTTCTTCTCGTTATCGCACTAGCTGTGGGCTGTGGCGTTGCGAAGAGCGACAATCAAGGAAATAAGCCGACTGCACAGGCTCCAGCAGGCAAGCCAAGTGGCGGGGCAGCAGGGAAGACAGGAAGTACTGCGGGTGGTGCTCATGTTGAGGAGCAGAAAATATATCAGACCAGATGTACAGCCTGCCATGGTCAGGATATGAAGGGTGGAGCGGGTCCGGATTTGACAAAGGTCGGAAGTCGTTACAAAAATACAAATGAAATCAAAACGATCTTGCTGAAAGGTAAAGATGGCATGCCGGGCGGGCTTGTGACAGAAGAGGAGGCGAAGAAACTGTCAGACTGGCTGATGACGATGAAGTAAGGGCAAAGGATGCTTTTTCTCAAAATGGGGAGAAAGCATCTTTTTTTATTGTTGAATTTTTATTCCTATGAACGTATAATAATTCATAACTTATGCAGACAGGACAAATAGGGGGAACGAGACGTGAACATTTCGATTATCGGAGCAAGCGGCTATAGTGGAGCTGAGCTCATTCGCCTGCTTCTTCAGCACCCGGAAGCGAACATTACTGCGATTTACTCCAACTCACAGGCGGGTAAAGCAATCCAGGAAGTGTACCCGCACTTGAATCATATTTTCACCGAGCAACTCGAGACAATTGATTGTGCCAAAATTCAGGCAGAAGCAGACGTTGTATTTATCGCCACACCATCTGGTGTCAGCAGCAAGCTGACACCTGCGCTTATGAACGGGAAATTACGCATTATTGATGTTTCTGGAGATTTACGATTGGAAGCACCGGAACTTTATAAAGAGTGGTACGGCAAAGAGCCGATCACACAGGATTATCTTGATCAGGCAGTATACGGATTGTCCGAATGGAGTGCGGCGGCTATCGCGGATGCGAAGTTGCTTGCAAACCCAGGATGCTATCCGACAGCAACCCTGCTGAGCTTATTGCCGCTTCTAAACGAAGGATTGATTGATGGGAAATCTATCATTGTGGATGCGAAATCTGGCGTGACAGGTGCTGGACGTGGGGCATCACTTGGCACCCATTTCTGTGAAGTGAATGAAAGCATCTCTGCGTACAAGGTAGGGAAGCATCAGCATACACCAGAGATCGAACAGACACTCCGTAAGCTGACAGGCCGGGATGCGATTATTTCCTTTACCCCACATCTGGTGCCGATGAACAGGGGGATTCTCGCGACATCATATGCAACGCTTGCAGACGGTGTAGGTGCCGAGCAGGTCGCAGTGGCATTTAGTAAGGCGTATGAAGGTAAATCGTTTGTACGGTTACGTCCAGGTGCGTATCCGAAAACAAAAGAAGTAACCGGCTCGAACTACTGCGACATCGCCTGGCATATTGACGAGCGGGTAGGACGCATCGTGTTGCTGTCCGTCATTGATAACGTCGTGAAAGGCGCGGCCGGTCAGGCGGTGCAAAATATGAATATCATGTTTGGACTTCCGGAAACAACCGGGCTTGCATTTACGCCGGTTTATCCATAAGCGGGTAACGTGAGCAGAGGAGAGAAACGAATATGGGAAATCAGCTCGTAATTAAATGCGGCGGCAGCACGTTAGAACAGCTGCCTGCCTCTTTTTATGAAGATCTAACAGCCCTTCAGCAGGGTGAGACGAACGTGGTGATCGTACATGGTGGTGGCCCAGCCATTTCCAATACATTAAAGCAAATGGGGATTGAGCCGCACTTTATTGACGGACTGCGTGTAACTGACGCGCCGACGTTAAAGGTTGCAAAAATGGTGCTCATTGGAGATACAAATAAGCAAGTTGTGACTAGCATCCAGCAGGCGGGTGGACGTGCAGCAGGCATTAGCGGCATTGACGGTAAGACAATTCAGGTAACACAAGGGCCGGAACACCTCGGGTTTGTCGGTGAGATTCAGCGCGTAGAACCAACGCTGATCGAAGCGTTGAGCGGAGCAGGGATGATCCCGGTCATTGCACCGCTTGGTGTAGATGAAACAGGACAGGTATATAACATTAATGCGGATACCGCAGCGGGTGCAGTTGCTGGAGCGCTTGGCGTAGGGCAGCTCGTGATGGTAACGGATGTACCAGGCGTGATGCAGGAGATTGACGGTGTGAAGCAAGTACTTCCACAGTTGGATCGGATACAGATTGAAGCATTAATTGCGGATGGTGTGATTTATGGCGGCATGATTCCGAAGGTGCGGGCAGCACTCGATGCGCTCGGCCAGCAGGTAGAAGAAGTGCTGATTATTAATGGCTATGAACCAGGGATTTTACGGAGAGTGGCAGCCGGGGATGCTGTCGGAACGAAAATTGTAGCGGAAGGCAAGGTGGAACACGCATGAGCAGCTTATTTCCAAACTATGGACGTTGGCCGATCCAGATTGTAAAAGGGGAAGGGAATTATTTATGGGATGCGGAAGGTAACAAGTATCTTGATCTTGTTGCAGGTATTGCCGTTACATCGCTTGGCAATGTTCCACCGAAAGTAAAGGCAAAAGTACAGGAGCAGCTTGATACGCTGTGGCATTGCTCGAACTTGTTCGAAATTCCGGTGCAGGAGAAGCTAGCTGATAAGCTTGTATCGCTCACATGTGGCAGCCGGGCATTTTTCTGCAACAGTGGCGCGGAAGCGAACGAAGCGGCGATTAAGCTGGCTCGTCGTTACATGCAAAAAATCAAAGGTGAAAACCGTTATGAAGTGATCACCTTCACCCAGTCGTTCCACGGACGTACATTGGCAACACTGACAGCGACCGGACAGGATAAAGTAAAAGATGGATTTGCTCCACTGCCGGAAGGATTTGTGACCGTACCTTACAATGACCTTGAAGCTCTTAAAGCAGCGATTACCGATCAAACATGCGCGATCATGCTGGAGATGATTCAAGGTGAGGGCGGAGTTCATCCGGCTGACCCGGAATTTGCAAAAGGCATTAAACAATTGTGTGAGCAACACGATTTGCTGCTCATTGTCGATGAAGTGCAGACTGGCATTGGACGTACAGGCAAATGGTTTGCCCACCAGCATTATGGGCTTGAACCGGATATTATTACAGTGGCAAAAGGACTAGGCAGCGGCTTCCCGATTGGGGCGATTGTCGGCAAGGAAAAACTGGCCGATGCATTTAGCGCCGGTAGTCACGGCACAACATTCGGTGGCAATCCGCTCGCAAGTGCAGCCGGTCTTGCTACACTGGAAACGATTGAAGAAGACAACTACCTAGACCGTGTAACAGAGATTGGTGCATTTTTTGCCGAAGAATTGCAGAAGTTGGCTGTCAAGCATCAGGAAGTCATCACCGTTCGTGGCAAAGGTCTGATGATGGGTGTGGAGCTTTCGATAGAGGCAGCACCGATCGTAAATGCGATGCGTGAACAGCACCATATCTTGCTGCTAATGGCAGGTCCAAAGGTATTGCGCCTGCTGCCACCGTTTACGATTACAAAAGAGGAAATTGCGCATGCGGTGAATGTACTTGATGACGTATTAACCGCTGTAAAGGCGAACGTATAGCACCATGCTGGAACAATAAAGGAGTGGAAGCGATGAAAGGATACCTCGTATTAAGTACGGGTGAAATTTTTGAAGGAGAATGGTTTGGCAGTGCTGCGGATTGCACCGGTGAGGTCGTATTTAATACAGGTATGACAGGCTACCAGGAAGTACTGTCCGACCCTTCGTATGCCGGACAGATTATTACGTTCACGTATCCGTTGATCGGAAACTATGGAATTAATGACCGCGATTATGAAAGCTTGAAGCCAGCCTGCAAGGGATTGATCGTAGGTGACTTATGCGAGTTGCCGAGTCATTATGAAGCCGGTCACTCGCTTGCAGAGATTGCGGCGCACTATGGAATTGGGGTTCTGTCTGGTATTGATACCCGTGCGATTACCCACATTGTGCGGACGGAAGGTGAAGTGTACGGTTTGATGACGGCTGACCCGGCGAAGCTTGATTCGTTCAAGCCACAGCCAGTTGGCAATGTTGTGCCGGGTGTGTCGGTCAAAGAAGCACAAACGTACAGCGAAGATGCAGAAGGTCCACATGTAGCGCTGATTGACTTTGGCTACAAAAAATCCATTTTAACCAATCTACTAAACGGTGGCTGTAAGGTAACCGTGATGCCGTACAGCGTGACATATAACGAAATTGTAGCACTCAATCCTGACGGTGTATTTCTGTCGAACGGACCAGGGGACCCGAAAGATCTTACACCGCAGCTTGGAGAGTTGAAGCAGATCGTGGAAAACTATCCGACGATGGGTATTTGCTTGGGACATCAGCTTATCTCATTGATGTTTGGCTGCGACACCGAGCGCCTGCCGTACGGACATCGCGGTAGCAACCATCCAGTGAAGAACGTCATCACAGGTAAAGTGTATCTGACCTCACAAAATCACGGCTACGTTGTGAAGCCGGAGTCACTTGCGGTATCACCACTTGAATTGACATTTGTGAACGTAAACGATAAATCAGTCGAAGGTGTTCGTCATAAGACATTGCCGATCTCGTCTGTGCAGTTCCATCCGGAAGCACATGCGGGCCCGGATGATACGAATCATTTGTTCGCGGACTTTATCCGCCAATGCCAGGCTACAGGAGAGAAGAGTTATGCCTAAATTACCCGACATCAAAAAAGTTCTCGTTTTAGGCTCCGGTCCGATTGTTATCGGGCAGGCGGCTGAATTTGACTATGCCGGTGCGCAGGCGTGTCTGGCACTGCGTGAAGAGGGCGTAGAAGTTATTCTCGTCAACAATAACCCGGCGACGATCATGACCGATGATGAAGTCGCAGATCGGATCTATATGGAGCCGCTCACGGTTGAAGCGGTGGAAAAGATTATCGCCAAAGAACGCCCGGATGGCGTGCTGCCAACGCTTGGCGGGCAAACAGGTCTAAACCTGGCGGTAGAATTGTCGAAGGCAGGTGTGCTGGAGAAGTATGATGTGCAGCTGCTTGGCACACCGCTTGACACGATTATTCGCGGGGAAGACCGCGAAGAATTCAAGCAGATGATGAAAGACATTGGGGAGCCGGTTCCAGAAAGTGAAACGGTGCAAACGGTCGAAGATGCGGTTACGTTTGCGAACAGCATCGGGTATCCGGTTATTGTACGTCCGGCGTACACGCTTGGCGGTGCAGGCGGCGGTTTTGCCAATGATGAGGTGGAACTTCGCGTGGTAGCAAAGCGTGGTCTGAATGCAAGTCCGATTCAGCAAGTATTGATCGAGCGTAGTATTAAAGGCTGGAAAGAAATTGAGTACGAAGTTATGCGTGATGCGAACGATACGTGCATCATCGTCTGCAACATGGAGAACTTCGATCCGGTGGGCGTGCATACCGGGGACTCGATCGTATTCGCACCGTCCCAAACATTAACAGATCGCCAGTATCAGATGCTGCGCTCGGTAGCATGTAAAGTCATTCGTGCACTTGGTGTTGTAGGGGGCTGCAACATTCAGTATGCGCTCGACCCGAATAGTGATGATTATTATCTTATCGAAGTTAACCCACGGGTAAGTCGCTCGTCTGCGCTTGCTTCGAAAGCAACTGGTTATCCGATTGCCCGTACAGCTGCGAAGCTCGCACTTGGCTATCATCTTGATGAAGTCGTGAACCCGATTACAGGCTACACGTATGCAAGTTTTGAACCAGCGATTGATTATGTCGTGGCGAAAATTCCGCGCTGGCCGTTTGATAAGTTTCCACATGCCGACCGTACGCTTGGCACGCAGATGAAGGCAACGGGTGAAGTCATGTCGATTGACCGTACACTCGAAGGTGCCTTACTGAAAGGCATCCGCTCGCTTGAGATTGGCATTCAGCACGTAGAGCTTAGCTATGTGAAAGAAGCAAGCGACGATGAGCTGATTGAACAGATGGTGACGGCAACCGACGAGCGTATTTTCTACATCACAGAAGCACTTCGCCGTGGCATGAGTGTGGACATCATTCATGAGAAAACCCAGGTGGATCATTTCTTCCTGAACGCGCTTGCTCGGATCGTAAAACTGGAGAAAACCATGGCGGATGTGCGCTGGAGCGGCATGAAGCCGGAACTGCTGAAAGAAGCAAAGCTGCGTGGTTTTGCAGACAGTACGATTGCCCGCCTGTGTGGCGCGAGTTTTGAGGAAGTGCGTACGGCCTTAAAAGAGTGGGGAATCCGCCCAGCTTACAAGCTTGTCGATACATGTGCGGCTGAATTCGTGGCAGCCACACCGTACTACTATTCAACGTGGCAGGGGCGCGACGAAGTTCCGGTTACGAAAGATGGCAAAAAAGTGCTGGTCTTAGGTTCTGGTCCGATCCGTATCGGTCAGGGTATCGAGTTTGACTATTGCTCAGTACATGCGGCGAAATCGCTTCGTAAGCACGGCATTCAGGCGGTTGTCATTAACAACAACCCGGAAACCGTATCGACCGATTACAACACAGCCGATCAGCTGTATTTTGAACCGCTTGCGCTTGAAGACGTATTAAACGTGATTGAAAAAGAACAGGTAGATGGCGTTATGGTACAGTTCGGCGGCCAGACGGCGATCAACCTGGCAGAGAAACTGCAAAAAGCAGGGGTGCATGTATATGGTACGTCTGTAGAAGCGATTGATATGGTAGAAGATCGGGAACTGTTCTACGCGATGCTGCGTAAGCTCGACATTCCGCACATCCCGGGTCAAGGTGTGAACAGCCAGCAGGGGGCACACCTTGTCGCAGAAGAAATCGGCTACCCGGTGCTTATCCGTCCATCGTACGTTATTGGTGGACGTGGTATGGCCGTGCTGCACAATTCGGAAGAGCTGGATCAGTATTTTGCCGACTGGAATCGCTACACATCATCCGGTGCGCTGTTCCCGCTGTTGATTGATAAATATGTGTCCGGTATGGAAGTCGAGATTGATGCGATTTGCGATGGAGATAATATTCTCATCCCGGGCATCTTCCAGCATATCGAACGTGCTGGGGTTCACTCCGGTGATAGTATGGCAATCTTCCCGTCTCCGCATCTTACAGATGCACAGCGTGAAGAGATTGGGCGCTATGCTGCGTTGATTGCAAAAGAAATGAACGCAAGCGGCTTGATTAACTTGCAGCTTGTGATTGATGATAAAGGTACAATCTATGTACTGGAAGTAAACCCACGTGCGTCCCGCACCGTGCCAATCGTGAGCAAAGTAACCGGCGTACCGATGGTGGCACTTGCTACGCGAGCTCAAATGGGTGAGAAACTCGCTGATATGGGATATGGCACAGGCATGATGCCGCGCATTCCGTTCTATGCGGTGAAAGGTCCGGTATTCTCCACTATTAAGCTGAACGGTGTTGATCCGGCGCTTGGACCGGAGATGAAATCAACCGGGGAAGTAATCGGACTTAGCTACTCCGTAGAGGAAGCGATTGGCAAGGCGATTGCCTGGAAAGAAGGTATCTGCGATTGGTTGGTGAATGGCGATATGATTCTGCTATCGCTGTCGGAACAGGATAAAGCAGCATTCGTGCCACACATTGCGATGCTGAAAAAACTGGGCGTACAGGTGATTGCAACACCGGGTACAGCAGCTCTTCTGAACGAGCATGACTTGCAAGTGGCAGAAGTTGTGGAGACGGTAGAGCGTGTAAAAGCCATTTGTGCGGATCGTCCGGTAAAAGCGTTCGTGAATACACCGACGCTTGGAAACAAACGGGGGCGTTTCGGATTTGAACTGCGTCAGCTGGCCCTTGCGCTGAACATCCCGTGCTTTACATTCCTTGATACGTTTGCGTCGTATCTGGACGTACATGGACATGGTGCAGGTGAAGCGATTGACCTCGGCTCGTATTTAAACGGGGCAAAACGAAAGGAGTCTGTGAAATAAGATGACAGTAGCTGAACAAGTAAAGGGCAGAGATTTCCTCTGCCTCTCCGATTATACAAAAGACGAAATCCTGTATTTGCTCGATCTGGCGGCAAAGCTGAAGGATGAGCAGAAAAAAGGCATTCCGCATCCACATCTTGCGGGCAAAACGCTGGGTATGATTTTTGAG includes the following:
- a CDS encoding transketolase → MSILTQEQTTQLAQHAGNIRQEIVKMVAAANSGHPGGSLSAADILTVLYFHEMNVDPNQLDNPDRDRFILSKGHASPVLYATLAEKGYLPKDELKTFRKLNSRLQGHPSKKLLPGVEQSTGSLGQGLSSANGMALAARLDKRDSRVYVVMGDGEIQEGMVWEAAMAAGHYKLDNLVAFVDYNHLQIDGNVEDIMNVHPVDEKFRAFNWHVITIDGHDFEQIAAALAEARTVKGKPTCIVANTVKGKGVSYMENNCGWHGTAPNDEQLAQALAELCGQGGDK
- a CDS encoding transketolase family protein; translation: MSNETAKKIATRDAYGQALVELGHANKDIVVLDADLAKSTKTADFAKAFPERFFDVGIAEANMIGMAAGLAASGKIPFASTFALFGSLRVADMVRNSVCYPNLNVKIAVTHQGLTLGEDGASHQAVEDVALMRAIPNMTVIMPADATETKKAIHAAANTYGPMYIRMGRPGVPVLFDDSYEFEIGKGVQIREGNDVAIIATGVMVHIAVKAAEQLAKEGIQARVINMATIKPIDADIIVKAARETKGIVTAEECNIYGGLGAAVAEVLCEQHPAKLRRVGVEDTFGESGTPDELLQKYGLTAENIVAKAKELL
- a CDS encoding c-type cytochrome, translating into MKKSMMIASFLLVIALAVGCGVAKSDNQGNKPTAQAPAGKPSGGAAGKTGSTAGGAHVEEQKIYQTRCTACHGQDMKGGAGPDLTKVGSRYKNTNEIKTILLKGKDGMPGGLVTEEEAKKLSDWLMTMK
- the argC gene encoding N-acetyl-gamma-glutamyl-phosphate reductase produces the protein MNISIIGASGYSGAELIRLLLQHPEANITAIYSNSQAGKAIQEVYPHLNHIFTEQLETIDCAKIQAEADVVFIATPSGVSSKLTPALMNGKLRIIDVSGDLRLEAPELYKEWYGKEPITQDYLDQAVYGLSEWSAAAIADAKLLANPGCYPTATLLSLLPLLNEGLIDGKSIIVDAKSGVTGAGRGASLGTHFCEVNESISAYKVGKHQHTPEIEQTLRKLTGRDAIISFTPHLVPMNRGILATSYATLADGVGAEQVAVAFSKAYEGKSFVRLRPGAYPKTKEVTGSNYCDIAWHIDERVGRIVLLSVIDNVVKGAAGQAVQNMNIMFGLPETTGLAFTPVYP
- the argB gene encoding acetylglutamate kinase — encoded protein: MGNQLVIKCGGSTLEQLPASFYEDLTALQQGETNVVIVHGGGPAISNTLKQMGIEPHFIDGLRVTDAPTLKVAKMVLIGDTNKQVVTSIQQAGGRAAGISGIDGKTIQVTQGPEHLGFVGEIQRVEPTLIEALSGAGMIPVIAPLGVDETGQVYNINADTAAGAVAGALGVGQLVMVTDVPGVMQEIDGVKQVLPQLDRIQIEALIADGVIYGGMIPKVRAALDALGQQVEEVLIINGYEPGILRRVAAGDAVGTKIVAEGKVEHA
- a CDS encoding acetylornithine transaminase produces the protein MSSLFPNYGRWPIQIVKGEGNYLWDAEGNKYLDLVAGIAVTSLGNVPPKVKAKVQEQLDTLWHCSNLFEIPVQEKLADKLVSLTCGSRAFFCNSGAEANEAAIKLARRYMQKIKGENRYEVITFTQSFHGRTLATLTATGQDKVKDGFAPLPEGFVTVPYNDLEALKAAITDQTCAIMLEMIQGEGGVHPADPEFAKGIKQLCEQHDLLLIVDEVQTGIGRTGKWFAHQHYGLEPDIITVAKGLGSGFPIGAIVGKEKLADAFSAGSHGTTFGGNPLASAAGLATLETIEEDNYLDRVTEIGAFFAEELQKLAVKHQEVITVRGKGLMMGVELSIEAAPIVNAMREQHHILLLMAGPKVLRLLPPFTITKEEIAHAVNVLDDVLTAVKANV
- a CDS encoding carbamoyl phosphate synthase small subunit, which codes for MKGYLVLSTGEIFEGEWFGSAADCTGEVVFNTGMTGYQEVLSDPSYAGQIITFTYPLIGNYGINDRDYESLKPACKGLIVGDLCELPSHYEAGHSLAEIAAHYGIGVLSGIDTRAITHIVRTEGEVYGLMTADPAKLDSFKPQPVGNVVPGVSVKEAQTYSEDAEGPHVALIDFGYKKSILTNLLNGGCKVTVMPYSVTYNEIVALNPDGVFLSNGPGDPKDLTPQLGELKQIVENYPTMGICLGHQLISLMFGCDTERLPYGHRGSNHPVKNVITGKVYLTSQNHGYVVKPESLAVSPLELTFVNVNDKSVEGVRHKTLPISSVQFHPEAHAGPDDTNHLFADFIRQCQATGEKSYA
- the carB gene encoding carbamoyl-phosphate synthase (glutamine-hydrolyzing) large subunit, producing the protein MPKLPDIKKVLVLGSGPIVIGQAAEFDYAGAQACLALREEGVEVILVNNNPATIMTDDEVADRIYMEPLTVEAVEKIIAKERPDGVLPTLGGQTGLNLAVELSKAGVLEKYDVQLLGTPLDTIIRGEDREEFKQMMKDIGEPVPESETVQTVEDAVTFANSIGYPVIVRPAYTLGGAGGGFANDEVELRVVAKRGLNASPIQQVLIERSIKGWKEIEYEVMRDANDTCIIVCNMENFDPVGVHTGDSIVFAPSQTLTDRQYQMLRSVACKVIRALGVVGGCNIQYALDPNSDDYYLIEVNPRVSRSSALASKATGYPIARTAAKLALGYHLDEVVNPITGYTYASFEPAIDYVVAKIPRWPFDKFPHADRTLGTQMKATGEVMSIDRTLEGALLKGIRSLEIGIQHVELSYVKEASDDELIEQMVTATDERIFYITEALRRGMSVDIIHEKTQVDHFFLNALARIVKLEKTMADVRWSGMKPELLKEAKLRGFADSTIARLCGASFEEVRTALKEWGIRPAYKLVDTCAAEFVAATPYYYSTWQGRDEVPVTKDGKKVLVLGSGPIRIGQGIEFDYCSVHAAKSLRKHGIQAVVINNNPETVSTDYNTADQLYFEPLALEDVLNVIEKEQVDGVMVQFGGQTAINLAEKLQKAGVHVYGTSVEAIDMVEDRELFYAMLRKLDIPHIPGQGVNSQQGAHLVAEEIGYPVLIRPSYVIGGRGMAVLHNSEELDQYFADWNRYTSSGALFPLLIDKYVSGMEVEIDAICDGDNILIPGIFQHIERAGVHSGDSMAIFPSPHLTDAQREEIGRYAALIAKEMNASGLINLQLVIDDKGTIYVLEVNPRASRTVPIVSKVTGVPMVALATRAQMGEKLADMGYGTGMMPRIPFYAVKGPVFSTIKLNGVDPALGPEMKSTGEVIGLSYSVEEAIGKAIAWKEGICDWLVNGDMILLSLSEQDKAAFVPHIAMLKKLGVQVIATPGTAALLNEHDLQVAEVVETVERVKAICADRPVKAFVNTPTLGNKRGRFGFELRQLALALNIPCFTFLDTFASYLDVHGHGAGEAIDLGSYLNGAKRKESVK